The genomic window TTCATTGTAATATAATAAATAAGTAGGTTTATTTATCTTTTTTTTAATGTTCATCCAGCGCTATATTTGCCAGCTTGTCGGATTGGGAATTCATCTCACGGCGGACATGGATCACTTTAAACGACTGGAACTGGCAGGCCAGGTCCATGATTTCCGTGTGGAGAGGCTGCAGCCCGGCGTTTTTTACACGGTACTGCCCGTTAATCTGCCGTACCGCCAGCTCCGAATCGGAAAAAATGGTTATTCTCGTGCCTCCGAGAACCTTCATCTTTTTCGCCGCAGCAATAAAAGCTTTGTATTCCGCAATGTTGTTGGTGGCTTTCCCGATGTATTCCGAATATTCTTCTATTACCACTCCGTCTTTTTCAATCGTATACCCAAAAGCCGCAGGCCCGGGATTGCCGCGTGAAGCGCCGTCTGTGTGAGCGGTCAAATCCATTCAATCCCCTTCACGCTCATCCCACACGAGGATGCGTCCGCAGTTTTCGCAAAAGAGCATGACGGCGCACCGGCGCACTTCGAGCACTTTCTGGGGCGGGAGATGCTTGAAACATCCCCGGCAGGAGAGTTTCGCTTTGTTCACTGTAGCAATCGCCAATCCTCCCCTTCCTTTCCGGAGCCGGTTATAGGTGGCCAAAT from Candidatus Latescibacter sp. includes these protein-coding regions:
- a CDS encoding ribonuclease HI family protein, whose translation is MDLTAHTDGASRGNPGPAAFGYTIEKDGVVIEEYSEYIGKATNNIAEYKAFIAAAKKMKVLGGTRITIFSDSELAVRQINGQYRVKNAGLQPLHTEIMDLACQFQSFKVIHVRREMNSQSDKLANIALDEH